TGCATATGTGTTACACCATAGTTCCAAAACATCTGCGGACCATACAGCGAACCGGCAGGCATTGCAGCAGCAATATCCATCTGCTATTCATGATATACCGGAAAATGGGTTGTTACCCCGTCCTGACGCACATGCCCTGATCATAGATGCCATTCTGGGAACAGGGCTCAGTCGTCCGGCAGAAGGCTGGACCGCTGCCATCATCGATCAGCTGAATGAACTCAAAGCTGCCCATCATATCGTTGCGATCGATATTCCTTCCGGTTTACAGGCAGATGCTTCTTCTCTTCACACGCCTGTCATCAAAGCAGATCAGACACTTAGTTTCGAGTTTTATAAACTGGCATTCCTGTTACCTGAAAATGCAGGTTATGTAGGGGAAATATGTATACTTCCGATAGATCTTTCCCCGGATTATATTGCGCAAACCCCTTCCCGTTTTAATATCACCGATACCGTCCAGATAAAGAACATTTACCGTCCGCGCAAACCATTTTCGCATAAAGGCACTTTCGGACATGCACTGTTAATAGCAGGGAGCGAAGGCAAGATCGGCGCCGCCGTACTCAGCGCAAAGGCGTGTCTGCGTGCAGGCGTGGGACTGCTGTCGTGCCATATTCCCAAATGCGGCTATGAGATCATGCAGATCTCAGCACCAGGGGCGATGTGTTTCATTGATGACCAGAAAGACCACAGCTCCAGTTTCCACAATCATATTCCTAACGCGGCGGCAGCAGCAAAGTATAAGACCATTGGTATTGGTCCTGGTCTCGGTACAGCTGCCGGCACCTGCTGGGCATTCGAAAAACTGCTGGACCACTATCAGCAGCCCATGGTTATAGACGCTGATGCCCTGAATATACTGGGTGGGTCTCCTGCCCTGCTGGATAAAGTGCCTGCAGGTTCTATCCTGACACCACATCCGAAAGAGTTTGAAAGACTGTTCGGCAAAACGGCCAATGATATGGAGCGGCTGCAGGTGTTATCAGATCATGCTGTTAAGAGACACCTGCACATCCTGCTGAAAGGCCGCTACACGGCAATGGCCTTTCCTGATGGCTCCATCTGGTTCAACACGACCGGCAACCCGGGTATGGCGACCGGGGGCAGTGGCGATGTACTCACGGGTATACTCACTTCGCTGCTGGCGCAGGGTTATCCACCGGAAGAGGCGATGTTAATGGGCGTATGGCTGCATGGGCGCTCCGGCGACCACGCAGCAGCAGAATGCTCAGAAGAAGCCATGATAGCGGAAGATATTGTTGAGTTCCTCGGAAAGAGCTTTCTGCAGCTGCGTAAGGACCACTCCTGTTAGCCCATTTTCACCCCATTTATGGCATCAAATCCCCATCATTAATAATCGATAAAAGGTTATATTTATAGAATTGTAAAAACCACGTATATGAATATCGTTTACCTCGTTCCTTGTTTTGGACTACTAGCTTTGCTATTTACCGCTATCCGAAGTTCCTGGGTATCCCGCCAGGACGCCGGCAATGAAAAAATGAAAGAAATTGCCCAGTATATTGCAGAAGGAGCAATGGCATTTCTCAAAGCCGAATATAAGATCCTTACCTATTTTGTAATTATAGCCGCACTGCTGCTAGGCTATATGGGCGCTACAAATCACAACTCTGACTGGACAATTGCCATCGCCTTTATTATAGGCGCAGTTTTCTCTGCCACCGCAGGTTTTATCGGAATGAAGATAGCAACCAAAGCGAATGTACGCACTGCACAGGCGGCGCGTACGAGTCTTTCCAACGCACTGAAAGTGTCCTTTACAGGAGGTTCCGTGATGGGAATGGGTGTAGCCGGTCTCGCCGTACTCGGACTTGGCGGATTGTTTATCATCCTGAAAGCGTATTTCGGCGCCAACGCCAATACAGAAGAAATGATCAGGACGATCGAAGTACTGACCGGCTTCTCTCTTGGCGCAGAAAGCATTGCCCTGTTCGCACGTGTAGGCGGTGGTATTTATACGAAGGCAGCGGATGTCGGTGCTGACCTGGTAGGCAAGGTAGAAGCCGGCATTCCCGAAGACGATCCGCGTAACCCTGCTACGATCGCGGATAACGTAGGCGATAACGTGGGTGATGTGGCTGGTATGGGGGCTGACCTGTTCGGTTCGTATGTGGCAACAGTACTGGCTACCATGGTATTAGGCAGTGAGATCATTTCCAATGATAATTTCGGCGGCGTAGCCCCTATTATCCTGCCAATGCTGATCGCAGGTATCGGTATTGTATTTTCCATCATCGCTACCTTATTCGTAAGAATATCTGACAACGCCGGATTGAACACAGGTGTGGTGCAAAGAGCACTGAATATGGGCAACTGGGGATCTATCATCCTCTCCGCTATTGCGAGTGCTGCCCTGGTATATTATATCCTGCCAGCGGAAGCGATCTACCTGAAACGCGACTTCGTAGAAGGCACCAGCGAACTGAAAGCCGGTAGCAAAGCCATTACACAGAACGGCGTAGTGGGCGCCATCGTTGTTGGTCTGGCCGTGGGTACGCTGATGAGCCTCATCACGGAATATTATACAGCAATGGGTAAACGTCCTGTGCTGTCTATTATACGTCAGTCTTCGACAGGTCACGCGACGAACGTGATCGCTGGTCTGGCGGTAGGTATGGAATCGACCCTGCTGCCGATCATCGTACTGGCCGCCGGTATCTACGGTTCTTTTGCCTGTGCAGGTTTGTACGGTGTGGCCATCGCCGCAGCAGGTATGATGGCCACTACAGCGATGCAGCTGGCTATTGATGCCTTTGGTCCTATCGCAGATAATGCAGGCGGCATCGCGGAAATGAGCGAGTTACCTAAAGAAGTACGTGAAAAAACCGATATCCTAGACGCCGTAGGTAATACCACAGCGGCTACGGGAAAAGGCTTTGCGATCGCTTCCGCAGCACTGACAGCCCTGGCGCTGTTTGCAGCATTCGTAGGCGTGGCACGTATCAATGGTATTGATATTTACCACGCAGATGTGCTGGCAGGCCTGTTCGTTGGCGCCATGATCCCGTTCATCTTCTCCTCCCTGGCCATCCGTGCTGTGGGGGAAGCAGCAATGAGCATGGTGGAGGAAGTACGCCGTCAGTTCAAGGAAATACCAGGTATCATGGAAGGTACTGGTAAACCAGAATATGATAAATGTGTGGCCATCTCCACGCAGGCATCCATCAGAAAGATGATGCTGCCGGGAAGTATTGCGATCATCTCCCCTATTGCCGTAGGTTTCATCTTCGGCCCTGAGGTACTGGGCGGATTCCTGGCAGGAGCGACCGTGAGTGGTGTGTTGATGGGTATGTTCCAGAATAATGCCGGTGGCGCCTGGGATAATGCTAAAAAGTCCTTCGAAAAAGGCGTTGAGATCAAAGGCCAGATCTACTATAAAAAATCAGAGCCACACAAAGCGTCTGTAACCGGCGACACCGTGGGCGATCCGTTCAAGGATACTTCCGGCCCGTCTATGAATATCCTGATCAAACTGATGTCTATCGTATCACTGGTAATTGCTCCTACACTGGCGGAATTACATGGTACTGCACCGAAGGTGGCGGTTAAAAAAGCGCCAGCTACCGAGCAGGTAACACAGGCAAAAACAGCAGCTGCTGTACTGGCCAAAAAATAGAATAATCTACTCACATAAGTAAAGGGTGTTCCGCTGCGGCGGAACACCCTTTACATTTTTATCTCACCGGAGCCGGGTATATTCGCCAGTTACCACTGGTGCACATTCGGTTTAGTAAGTATAAACAGCTACTAAACCGGTACCCGACTGAGTTCGTCTATGCAGGCAGGCTGAATACTATTTTATCTTGCTGGGACTTACCCCAAATTTCTTTTTGAAAGCGATGCTGAAGTGCTGCACGGAAGAGAAGCCCAGTTCATCTGCTATTTCGGTCATAGAAGATTGCTGGCGCAGGATCATTTTTCTGGCATATTCCATCCGGTGGTCATTGAGGTAACCAAATACGGTATTATCAAAAAGCTGACGGAAGCCATTTTTTAGTTTGAACTCGTTCAGTCCTGCCATTTTGGACAGTACAGCCAGAGAAGGAGGCGTGTGCATACTTTTCAGCAGCAGGTCCCGGGCATAGTACAACTTCTCTTTTTCAGCAGCTGATATTTGTTGCACCGAACTACGTATCTGTTCTGTACGTTCATACTGTTCGCATTGCAGGGCAAGTAATTCTAGTACTTTGGATTGCAGGAACAGCTTCTTTATACCTCCGGTGAACTGGCACCGGCGTATTTCTTCCAGTACCATCATCATGCGGGTCGTGATGGGCGGATTGTTCTTTCTGTTCAGATATATCATCCTGTCACCGGCGACCTTGTCAGCCAGCTGGTCGAGGACCCTGCCGTTATTGACTGCCAGTTCGAGAAAACGTTCCTTTGAAAAACTCAGGGATATCATTTCAAAATTCCGCTGTTTCTCCACATCCGTGTTTTCTGCAATAGTAGGATTATAGAACAGGTTATGTTCCAATGACTTGTAACGACGTTTGGCAAAGTCGCCCAGTTCCATTCCCGGACCTGTCTCAAATTCGCCGTTCAGTACAAACATTAACGATATAGTAGAGATATGTTCTGTAGTAGTGATGTGGAGGTTCTCGTATACATTGGCGCCTCCGATAGCTATATGATAGCCGTCGAAATAGATCTCCTGGAAATCGCCATCAGCAAAATTTAAGTTCAGCGACTGTACATCTTCTATCAGAGAAGGGGAACGCAGCTTTTCCAGCGGAAATTCCTGCTGGTCAGTATAGATTATTTCGCTGGCGTCATTTCTGATCTGGATGTCCATAAAAATCCTTTAAATATAAATTTTAATCCTTTTCGTGTAACAGTTATACGGACAGAGACCCTCACTTTTGCACAAAAATATTCCATAACATTTAATAATAATAGTCATGGTGGTCGGAATATTCCGTACAAATATATGTACACAACAGGACAAGCATACGATTATAAAGGCGATACGGGCTCATTTTAATATCAACGACTGCACCATTGATACTGAGGACTGTGATAAAGTCATGCGTATAATACCAGGACCATTGCCTTTAGCAGAGAACGATGTCATTCTATTCATCCGTAGCATGGGTTTCCATTGTGAGATACTGGACTAAATTATCCAGTTTTAAAAAATACGTATTTACCACATAGGGGTGATCTTATATCTTCTCGTCATATATGCGTAAACAAAAAATGTTATAGCCACCTATCCGCTATTAAACAATTACAAGTACCTTATATGAAGACGAGATTACTTATGCTGCTGGGCGTATGCCTGCTGCTTATGCAGGTAACCTATGTACATGCACAACAAAAATATACTGTAAGCGGTTACGTAAAAGACCAGCAAAACGGCGAAAGCCTGATCGGGATCTCTGTATCCAAATCGGGCACCAGTCTGGGTACAGTGACCAATGAATATGGTTTTTATTCCCTGACGCTCCCTGCTGGCGATCATGATATACAGTTCTCCTATATTGGCTATGCGCCCACCAAAATGCACGTTTCCCTGAAGGGCAATAAAACCCTGGATATTAAACTGGAGAAGTCGAGCAGTCAGCTGAGCACTGTTACAGTAACGGGTAACAAGCAGGAGAAAGCGGTCAATACACTTACCACAAGTCTGAACAGGCTGGACATCGCACAGATGAAGAAGATGCCTACGTTTATGGGGGAAGTGGATGTACTGCGTTCTATTCAGACATTACCAGGTGTGAACACGGTAGGTGAAGGCGCCAGTGGCTTCAACGTACGTGGTGGAGCTGCTGATGAGAACCTGATCCTGCTGGATGAAGCCCCTGTATATAACTCGACCCACATGCTGGGTTTCTTCTCCGTATTCAACCCGGATGCAGTAAAAAGTATCAATCTGATTAAAGGCGGTTTTCCGGCCGAATACGGCGGTCGTACCTCTTCAGTACTTGACATACGCATGAAGGACGGAAACAACCAGAAATTCAACGTAAATGGCGGTATCAGCAATGTATTCAGCCGACTGTCCCTGGAAGGCCCGATCAAGAAGGATGAATCTTCCTTTATCATCGCCGCCCGCCGTTCTTATATCGACATCCTGATGAAGCCATTCCTGAAGGGCGATATGAAAGATACCAAGCTGAATTTCTATGACCTGACAGGTAAGGTGAACTTCAAGCTGAATAAGAACAATACGCTGTTTGCCAGTGGTTATCTCGGCCGTGATGTATTTGGTTTCGGAACACAGGTGAATATGAACTGGGGGAATAAAACAGCGACGGTACGCTGGAACCACGTGTTCACCAACAAGACCTTCCTGAACCTGACCACCTTCTACAGCAACTACGATTACAGTCTCGACTTCAACAATGAAAGTGATAAAGGCGCCGGCGAGGCCAGCCAGCGTTATAAATGGACATCCAACATCATCAACTATGGTGTAAAGCCAGCCTTCACTTATTACATCAATACACAGAACAGTGTGCATTTCGGTCTGCAGGGTATCTACTATACTTTCAAACCAGGTACAGGTACGGGTATCGAAGGCGATGAAACTTCCGTGAAGCAGTTGACACAGCAACATGGTCTGGAAGCTGCGGCTTATTTAGATCACGAGTGGAAACCAAGCAGTAAGTTCGGTGTACAGTACGGTGTGCGTTTATCTTCCTATCAATACCTGGGTAAGGGTACTGCCTACTACTACAATGATACGACACCGGGCATCCGCAGAACACTGACCGGTACAAAGGAATACGGTGCTAATGAAGTGATCAAGGCGTATGCTTATCTTGAGCCAAGAGCAACAGCCCGCTATGCGATATCGCCTAACCATGCGCTGAAAGCTTCCTATGCACGTACCACACAGTTCATGCACCAGTTGTCCAATACCGCCTCTCCCACCCCGCTGGATATCTGGACACCGAGCACCAACAATATCAAACCGCAGGTAGCTGACCAGTATACCCTCGGATATGTGTACGACGCGCCTTCGAATGTATTTGAGATCTCTGCAGAAGCATTTTACAAAAACATGGAGAATCAACTGGACTATATAGACAATGCAAACCTCCAGCTGAATCAGCAGATAGAGGGAGACCTCCTGCAGTCACACAGTCGCTCTTACGGTCTGGAACTGATGGCTAAAAAGGAATTAGGTAAAACAACAGGCTGGATCAGCTATACATTGTCCCGCTCTGAAAGACAGACCACAGGTATCAGCAAGGATGAATGGTTCCTGAACCGCTACGACCGTACACACAACCTGAACCTGGTTGTAACTCGCGAATTATCAAAACGCACATCTCTTTCTGCCAACTGGGTATATGCGTCAGGTACACCAGCCACCTTTGCTGACAGCCGGCTGGAGTTCCAGGACTGGGATATTCCGTACAACAGTACTGACAAGCGTAACAACTACAGACTGCCTTCTTTCCACCGTCTGGACATGTCGCTGACTGTAAAGGGTAAACAACTGAAACGCTGGAAAGGTGAATGGGTATTTTCCCTGTATAACGTATACGGACGCAGGAATGCCTACACGATCTACTTCAGGCAGAATGAAGACGATGCATCCAAGAAAGAAGCAGTACGCCTGTCTATCATTGGTTCAATCATCCCAGGCATCACCTACAATTTCATATTCTAACATCCTTTAAACACAATACAGATGAAAAAGATCAGACTCGGCATATTACTGGCGATAGCAGCAGCCTTTACTGCCTGCGAGGATGTGGTAGATCTCGATATACAAAAAGGCACCTCCTATCCGGTGCTGGATGCATGGATCACTACTGAACCAGGTGTACAGAAGATCAGGTTCACCAAATCACTGCCTTACACAGATCAGACGCCGGCGCCGGTTATAGGAGATGCCGTGATCACGCTACTGGATGAGACAGCGAATAAATCATACCTGTTCACATTTAAGGATGGATACTATAACTATGATCCGGGAGATAATGAAACAGTAGGCGTAATAGGACATGCGTACAGACTGAGAGTAGAATATAATACTGAAGTATTTGAAGCGGTGGACACGATTAAAAGGATCACACCGATCGATTCCATCTCATACGAGTATCAGACAAAGGAAGAGAATTTTGTATCTGAAGATGGTTATGTAGCGAAGTTTCATGCGAAGGACATTGAAGGAGGCGTGGATTATTACTGGATGCGTTCCTACATAAATGACCTGCAGCATAAGGTGGGCGATGCGTTCTCCGTGGATGGATATTTTGATCAGAGTGTGAAAGATGGCGCGTCATTCATTCTGCCGATACAGGAAGCCGTGACGGACTTCGACAAGCCATTCCAGAAAGGTGAAAAGGTGATCGTAAAACTGCGCTCTCTTACCTATCAGAGTCATTTCTTCCTGACACAGGTAGAGGAACAGCTATACTCCGGCGGCCTGTTTGCCAAAGTGCTGGAAAACGTAAAATGTAATGCCATCAATGTAACACCAGGTGGTGGTAAATCCAGGATACTGGGCTTTTTCGGCACCTCGGCCGTAAGTAGCAAAGAACGCATAATAGAGTAATTTCTCAACTAATATAGCCGGTCATGGGCAAGCATCATGGCCGGCATCTTCCAAACAATCTTAAGCTAAATTTTATGAAAAAGATCTTATCAGCGCTGCTGGTGCTTGTTGCACAGCAGGCGTGGGCACAGCATGCCACAACTGAAACATTATTCTCTTCCAAAAAAGGTAAGACAACAATAGGCGCATATGGCGTCCCTGCAGCTAAATTTACACCCATTGATGGTAAATTTGGATTGCTGACAGGCGGATATGGCGGGGTATTACTGAATGGTAAGATCATGCTGGGAGCAGGCGCTTACTCCCTGGTGAATAATGTGGAAATGCCGGTAGTGAACACAGGTGGTTACAAGGAATATGTCAACCTCTGGTACACCGGTTTTGTAGCGGAATATATTCACAATTCCGACAAACTGGTACACTGGACAGCCGGCACTCTCTTAGGTGGCGGAGGCGTGGGACGCCGGGAGAAATGGGGCAGTGACTGGGATGATCACAACAATATAAGTGATGCCAGTGGATTCTTTGTCGCAGAACCATTCGCGAACATTGAGGTGAATATCACGAAGTTCCTCCGTCTGGATATTGGTGCATCTTACCGTTACATTGCAGGTTCCAATACCATCGGTATCACTGACAGCAAATTAAGCGGCCCATCTGTACATGTAGGGCTGAAAGCAGGTAAATTCTAAAGAAGCTTACCAATAATCAATGTTTTCTGAAAGGCATATTTGTCCATCTTGCTGAACGATTTCATGCAGATGGGCAAAATGCCTTTCTCAATTAATTGAAAGTCCGGTACAACCCCGAATAAAGAAATATTTATTGTCTTATATGAAGACACTTACAGTAATGCAATTCCTAATTTTTTAAAAAAACTCCCCCACAGATTTGGCAATTACGAAAACTATCGTACATTTGTTTACGAAGATATTCGTAGATCAATAATCATTGAAAATAAATGAGTACCGCTAAAAATTATAAGCCTACAGAAAGTGAACTGGAGATCCTGAGTATATTATGGGAGAAGGGCACAGGTACAGTGAGGGATGTGCACGAGATATTAGAAAAGAACAAGGACGCCGGCTATACAACCACCCTTAAACTAATGCAGATCATGCATGAGAAAGGGCTGTTAAAAAGGGATACCAGCAGCAAGACACATGTCTATGAAGCTGCCATTTCCCAGGAAAGCACACAGCAACAGTTACTGAACAAGATGATAGATACGGTGTTTAATGGATCAGCGACCCAGCTGGTCATGCAGGCACTGGGTAATCACCGCTCTTCACAGGAAGAGCTGGATAAGATCAAGCAGTATCTGAATGAGATAGAGCAACAACAGAAAAAGTAAACCCGGCGCTCCGGCGCAACTAATACCACTATCATGACTGCACAACTCCCCTTCACTGCAGATCTGATCCAGGCCTTCGGCTGGGCACTTCTGCATTCTTTCTGGCAGGGCTTCTTCATCTTTGCCTGTTTACGTCTTGTGCTGTACCTGTGGCCACAGGCGGGAGCTAACATCAAATATAACCTGTCTTACATTTCACTGGCAGGCATATTTACCTGGTTTTCGGTCACACTATGGCAGCAGATCGAGGCAGTCAGGAAGGTGCACGCGGCAGCACAAATCATGATAGAGACGGGCGTCCGGCAGACTGGTGCGATAGCTGTACCAGAGATCTACAGAAGTCAGTCGCAACTGACTATACTGTTCCCTACACTTGAAATGTGGCTTCCTGTCCTGGTCGCTATCTATGTGGCCGGCGTGGCAGTGATGACCATCAAATTAACGGCTGACCTGCTGCAACTACAGCAGATCAGAAAGAAGCAGGTGTTCCCTATTGATGAAATATGGGCGCATCATCTGGACAAACTGAAAACTCAGCTGCGCATTCCCCGTAAGGTCAAACTGCTGATCTCTCAGTACATACAGGTACCGGTGATGATAGGTTTTCTGAAACCTGTTATCCTGATGCCGGCCGCCATGTTCAACAATCTCACAGCAGAACAGCTGGAAGCGATCCTGGTACATGAACTGGCGCATATCAAACGCAATGATTATCTACTGAATATCTTCCAATCCATCGTTGAAACCATTCTGTTTTTTAATCCTTTTATCTGGTGGATCTCCAAGAACATCCGCCTGGAAAGGGAACACTGCTGCGACGATATTGTGCTGAAACATCAGGTACAACCGTTGCATTATGCCAAAGCCCTGGTAGCATTGGAAGAATACCGGTTAACAGTCAATGCACTGGCCATGGCGGCGGCAGACAACAAACAACATTTATTTCACCGCATCAAACGCATCATGGAAATGAAAACTAAAAACATCAATTATACGCAAAAATTACTGGCTGTCATGATCATTGCAGTTGGTCTTGTATCCATTGCCTGGTTAAACCCGCCACGCAAAGAAGAAAAAGCTGAAAAGAAGGAGGCCACAAAAGAGAACGTTTTATCTTCACCTGTAAAAAGCGTGGCCGGCACCCCTATCCTCTCGCATGTTGTCAACATCACCCGCTTCCTGCGTGACACTGTGCCAGCTGATAAAAACGACAAAGAAACAGCCAGAGAGCGTGCCAGGGCACAGCTGGAAATTGCCAACGCCAGTATGGAAGCCGCGAATGCCGGCATGGAAGCTGCCAAAAAAGCCATGGAACAGATTGACTGGAACAAGATGAACGCAGATGTGGCCAACGCCATGAAGAACGTTGATTTTAACAAGATCAACGAGGAAGTGAATAAGGCAATGAAAAATATTGACTGGAACCAGATCAATACGGAAGTGACCACTGCCCTGAAAAATATCAACTGGGATGAAGTAAATGATGACATCAAAAAAGAGCTGAAAAATGCCGAAGGTCAGGTAGACCCTAAAGTCATCCAGGAAAGCGTTCGCATAGGCATAGAAAGTGCCAGAACCGCCCTGTCAGCCCTTAACTCCGATGAAGTGCGTAAGAGCATGGAAGAGGCTAAAAACGCCGTAAACAGCGAGGAGTTTAAAAAAGCAATGGACAACGCCCGCCAGGAAATAGAAAAAGCCAAACAGGAGATCAAACAGTCGCAGAAACAGATCAAAAAACAGATCGTCATCAAGAATAAAAATGGTGTGATCGAAAAAACAGAGATGGATGAGGAAAATGGAAGGATTGACGAGTCCTCTTCTGCAAAATATAAAAATATGATCAAACAGATGGCTGATGATAAACTGATCGATACAGATAAGGCATATACCATCGAAAAGAAAAATAATGTACTGACCATAAATGGCGTACGTCAGTCAGACGATGTACTGAAGAAATACGCCGATGTTATTGGTAAAGCCGACGAATTGACTATCAAAGGCAAAAAAGGCAGCCTGAATATCAACGTGAACGAACATTAACCTTACTTTTTCCGCCATTATATTGCGCTACTGCCGTTCATACAGCAGTAGCGCTTTTTTTAGGGCTTTACCCCTTATCTTTAGGTATCAAACCTCACCAGACATATGAGAATATCCGTTACATTATTGGCGCTGGTTTTTACCATGCACAGCCAGGCACAGGAGATAAAAACATTAGAAGAGATCAAGATCACCAGGAATAACCCCTATACTCCTGTAAAAGATCAGGCGAATACGGGCACCTGCTGGTGTTTTTCCACCACTTCTATGATAGAGTCGGAAGGTCTGCATGACGGTCAGCCGGCACTGGACCTCTCCGAAATGTTCACTGTACGTAATATCTACCTGGAGAAAGCGGAAAACTATATCCATAGACAGGGGTATACCCGATTTGATGAAGGTGGCCTGGGACATGACGTACTGCATGCAGTCAGCGTGTATGGTATTGTGCCGGAAACAGTATACAGTGGCCTTGTGGCCGGCCGTATTTCGCATGATCATGCAGATATGGTGACTGAACTGAGAACCTATCTTGACAGCGTCCTGAAGGCTAAAAAGCCTATTTCTGCTGACTGGAAAACGGGCTTT
The DNA window shown above is from Chitinophaga agri and carries:
- a CDS encoding M56 family metallopeptidase; this encodes MTAQLPFTADLIQAFGWALLHSFWQGFFIFACLRLVLYLWPQAGANIKYNLSYISLAGIFTWFSVTLWQQIEAVRKVHAAAQIMIETGVRQTGAIAVPEIYRSQSQLTILFPTLEMWLPVLVAIYVAGVAVMTIKLTADLLQLQQIRKKQVFPIDEIWAHHLDKLKTQLRIPRKVKLLISQYIQVPVMIGFLKPVILMPAAMFNNLTAEQLEAILVHELAHIKRNDYLLNIFQSIVETILFFNPFIWWISKNIRLEREHCCDDIVLKHQVQPLHYAKALVALEEYRLTVNALAMAAADNKQHLFHRIKRIMEMKTKNINYTQKLLAVMIIAVGLVSIAWLNPPRKEEKAEKKEATKENVLSSPVKSVAGTPILSHVVNITRFLRDTVPADKNDKETARERARAQLEIANASMEAANAGMEAAKKAMEQIDWNKMNADVANAMKNVDFNKINEEVNKAMKNIDWNQINTEVTTALKNINWDEVNDDIKKELKNAEGQVDPKVIQESVRIGIESARTALSALNSDEVRKSMEEAKNAVNSEEFKKAMDNARQEIEKAKQEIKQSQKQIKKQIVIKNKNGVIEKTEMDEENGRIDESSSAKYKNMIKQMADDKLIDTDKAYTIEKKNNVLTINGVRQSDDVLKKYADVIGKADELTIKGKKGSLNINVNEH